Part of the Pieris napi chromosome 6, ilPieNapi1.2, whole genome shotgun sequence genome, ATGAAGCAGATCACAGCACACATCAAATAGACATAGAGAGCTTTCCATGGCGAGATTACACCTCGACAGCGACGAACATCGAACAATCAAAGCCGACACGTGTCGCGTTGCCCACGCTAAGAGCTGGTAACAAATGGGCATCGCGACAGAAGTATTGAGTGTCGAAGAGGCGCGTACTCACGCGCATGCCCTCCCATCTGGAGACAGCACGGAGGGGTCGTAGAGCTCGCAAAGTGCGCATGGACCGAAACGCTGGGATGTCGTCCGCTCCGGCCATCACCGCTCCGTGGTTAACGAGTGACAACTACCGTCATTAAATTAGTACGATAATACAAACTATATCTTACGTACATTTGCCTTTGATAAGAATAAAGAACATGAAGTAAATGTACTTTAGACTTTGGTAGTCGAATCGACAGTTACGATCCATACATACTAagcttataattatataaaaaaagccgATAATTTACCATGACAATTATGAAATCGAGCCAGCACCAGGCGTTGGTGAAGTACTTCTGAAATCCGAGAGCTAACCATTTGATTAACATCTCAATAAAGAATATTACAGTGAATATACGATCCATGTAATATAAGATGTCTTGAAGAATTGGTCGATGTGGTAGATGGACATCTTCTAACGCCTAAAAACaagatttaagtaaataataacatatttaatatagtaaaaaaatacggGGATAAAGCTCAATTACCAATGCCAAACTACTAAGTAAAATCATTGTTATCACAGCCGTTTCGAAATAGGTATTTTCTATTAATCGAAAGGTTTTCAGTCTAAGGGTTGCCCAGCCTTGCCAAAATGGAGACTCGTCATCTCCGGCTAAGAAGGGGAAGCGCGCATAGCAAGGTTCTGGACAACAGTCCGCTGGTGTGAGATCCACTACATCCTCGTCTGCGGCCAcctttatatctatttttgctAAGCCATCAAGTTTTCCATCCTCCTCGTCTTCAATCATttctataaagaaatattcgGTTATGAAACAAACATATATTCTAACGGCATACAATACATGCCGGTAGTCAAACGAGGAGACTATTTATATACCTTCTTCTAAACCTAATTCTTCTTTACTTGCGTCTTTCTTTTCTTCTCCGTCTATCGTATCCGCAGATCCTTTATGACTTTCGTCTTTAAATGATCTTATTTTATGACTACCATAAGATTTTTGACTTATTGTATCATCATCctgaaaattcaaatatttggaATATAATCGgatacatacaatataaatttggGTTTAATAAGAAAGTAGGGACCTGTATCGGATAACCATGATGATTTATATCACTGTTTATTCGATTGTCAGTATGATTATCCGTTATAGCATTGATATTATTCATCAATATATtcccttttttatatttattgtcacCTGGAAAATAGAGTTTAGTTTCAATTTATATGAGTTCATATGcacgttttaatttaaatagtctTTCATACCTGGTATCGTAAATTCCATTCCGTCACCTATAGCTACCTCCACTTGATCTTTTAGTTTCTTGTCTTTGAATAAAACCCCATCTTCGATATCGGCACCTAATTCCAGTTCATTGTCGACTCGTTCTGAAGAAACACAGCGGGCACATAATGCCGCCTTTAAGCCTACATCCGTGCGTCATTTGTCGCCGCCAACAGCCAAGCATAGAATAGAGATCAGgacaaaattttgtaaataattgcCGAATTTGATACAACTCCTGtgattattattgtgttaagCATGTGTGATgtcttgaatatttaaatatatttacttacataTTTATCAAATGCTCAAAAGCTAAAACTtcgatttttttgtttgattgaaTTTAACGACTATATAGTTTacgatataaatattttttatcatatcacTTAGACCTAACATTTAAcacaaattaacaataaaaatgtaatagtaATAAACACAGCATGCACAACAAACAAAGCtagtatagtatataatacataCTACTGTAATACATATGGATATAATATATGAAGcgaatatactaaatatactGTATGGAGGTAAGAGTGTATCGGGAATATTATAGAGGACAGCTCTACACTTGACTGCTAGGGCACAAGCAACGCACAGTGTTAACAATAACAACCATTGCATGTCATGCTTTATTGTATACATCGATTTATATGATTTGTTACTTTAACACATATAACACACGGATTAATGTAATTGACTATTTATCCTGAAATACAATGAAATTACACACAACATTCAAAATGTCTACTATAAACTCACCTGGAGCGTGAATAGCAATCTGATTCGTCAATTTGCTTTtgactatttttaaaacatcggCTGCGTTTTTTTTGACCCAATCGATAAACCGGGATATTCTATTAAAAGCCTCCGCGATTTTGTTCGTGTCCTGATCGGCTGTTGGCGTCGATAGACTCGAGGAACCAAAATTTGACAGTAAGAGGGCCAAGAAGAGGTTAAGTACCTGGAATTCGATAAATGTTAAACGCATTCAATTGCTTTATGTGTACTTATTTCTAGATCATAAAACATACCACAAGATTGCCAATAACGACCGTTGCCAAGAAGAAAGGTATACAAGAAACATCTCCAACCAGCATGCAATCCCACATACTCTCTATCCATTCTCCACATAATACTCGGAATACTATCATGAAACTGTGCATGAAATCCGTGAAGTTCCACCTTGGGAGCTCTCCACCAGGAAAACGGTCTACGTAATCTGTATACGTGATAATCGTTCGTCAATAATGAGTTTATAAATagtactataatttttaatcgatcaaaacaatatttttaattcaatgtaaaaaagtttaatttataactgattttaaaaatattaatcgtTAGACTGATTCaagaatattaacataaaagaaataaattttgcattaaatatagaaaattttaaatgtcgCTTAAAACTTTGCTTGTATAAAACATTGTTAATAGGTTAGAtcctaattaaaattaaagcgCTTACGAAAATTGCATATTACGCAGAAGAATCAgaacgtaatttaaaatatttggcaATTAATAGCAAGCCATCTTGCAACATGCCTCTGGGAATTGCAATTTAAAACAGGAAACCTGCATATCTTTTGCTCAGCATACagccatattaaaaaaatattgttacctttatgaaaaatacatacaacataacaaatatatatacaacaaagatataataactttaaattagatCATGCATAGAGGCCTTCTACTTAAAAGGGGCAAACATTTAACAAGTAATCGTATATTTAAGGTTATTACAAGGCACTAATGAAAAATGAACATTAAGATGTACAATGAGAAGATGAATTATAACTGATAGGAAGCTAGCTTAAACGTTTCACAAGTGAGGCGCCATCGCTAAGGGGCAGCAATAGATACATACAATAGTTAGTCTAGCTCACGTGGGGTCGCAATTCACAACGACGTTTGCCAATCAAACAACATGAGCATAACAGTGTGACGCACATCAACACAATGAGCTCTAGACAATCTGACGGCGATCCTACCTAAAGCGTGGACTATtcgaattttgaaaatttaatttacattccACACTTTAGCAATTTCAGTGAATATATTTCGCGATGATTTTACCGTGTCAACCCGAGCGACTTATGTTTTCATTACCCAAAGAGAATTTTTCTGACAGTTCGATgcttgaaataaattcactgGACCGAATCGCCGCATCAACAACGTCCAATATAACATCGAACATGCACCACTCCCACCGATCACCACTTACCCACATAATTTTTCCCGAATAGTTGCATACCCATCACggcaaatatgaaaataatgatGCACAATACGAAGGTCAGGTTGCCCAAGGCACCCATCGTCCTACCCATTATAGAGATGAGTAAATTAAGAGTCGGCCATGACTTTGCCAATTTGAATACTCGAAGCTGCAATTATAAATTGTGAAACAAGGCGTCACACAAGCTCGCTTGCCGGCGCATCACCTATGCTACAGCGGCCTCTGAAGACCTATGAGCACTCAGCACGCGCCGTCGTGAGTGATTACAGGTCTGAACTCTGACTAATATTAGCGGAATGTGTGCTACAATATCTCTCCGATTATGTGCATTTATATTGATTCATGAGTGGGATATATGTTGACTATTGTCTATTATTGCGTTTACTACGTTTTGGGAGAGCGTTTtgattgatattattttacgatCCATAGATCGTACTTGTGTTATTCCTATCCTTAAAGTGACATAGATCCCATCAGTAATAGATCTGATGCAATACCCTTCGTAAGCGAAGCTGCATGTCATTTCTATTTTACTCAATGCAAAGCTTAATAGTTATGATTGTAAGCGTGATAGCCTTATAACGTTTATCGTTTAGGCTCTTTGTGAGCCATTCCGTGTTATAAAGCCACAGCATAACTGAATGttccttaaaaataatattcaatcaAAGCCCTGTGTTCGACAGTCGATAGTGTAAAGCTGAATAAGAATTGATAACTAAGGCTTATATGTTCTTAGAGATGCtaaattgtttttcaattgaaCCTGTGTAGTTCTTCCCAAACAACTGCATCCCCATCACGGcaaatatgaatataatgaTGCAAAGTACAAAGGTCAAGTTCCCTAAAGCTCCCACAGTCCTACCCATTATGGATATTATAAGGTTTAGCGCCGGCCAAGACTTAGCCAGTTTAAATACACGTagctgaaaatattttaggaaATGTAAGAACATAAACATGACGTATAACGAAGAAAGTAGGTAGCGGTGAAAGCACCAGCTGTTATTACAAATACCTGAAATTGTCTGTAAATTACTTCCTGTTAAAATGGTTATCGCCattattttcaaatcaaaCCGTATGTTAGATACATAattagtataaattaatattgattagCACTTACCAATCGGAATGAACGTAATACTGACAAACCCTGAACTCCTTCCAGTCCTAATTCCAATAATGATAAGGCCACAATGATAAAGTCAAAAATGTTCCATCCTTCTTGAAAGTAAAATTTGGGACTCATTGCTATTAATTTTAGCATCGCTTCAATACCGAATGTAGCAGTGAAAAACTGGAAACGATATAATccaatttttacatattttcaataagacgcaatattaattttctcttCAGCATGgacaatttagtttaaaaactcTGGGGGTCTAAAACTACAACTGGATACTTACATAATTACCACTTTTCAACGCTCTTTCCATATCTTTGTCCATGTCGTGATGATCCAGTGCCATAAACAGAGTATTGACCACGATACACAACGTGATGAACAGTTCTACAAACGGATCGAACACCAAAAGCGCGACGTATTTCTGAAACTCCAGCCATAGCCAGCAGCAATCCCACACACAGAAGAAGTCTATCCCTTTCATGAGCCACTCCAGGAGTCTCTCCTTGAAGGTGGGCCCTTCATCGTCATCTTCAGCTGTTGAGAAGTAGTATACTGACACTGTTGTGTCACGTTTACCGGAGTGTGTGTGGTGTGAGGAgagacaaaaaataaacatggtTAGTATTCGCTCATTATTTTGAGTAGCCAAAAACCGAATACACATAGCCAATACTACTTAgcaatattcatattttttgaattttattggCTGTCATTTATCTCTCGTGGTTCAACTGTTCAAGATTATGGTATGGCTTGAACTACGTGCTAGGATTGtgcttaaaataaagaaaattttcacacgAGATCACATCTCATTTTCTGCAAAGCGAGtcactatattttatactactgTACTGCAATGATCTATTAATGATTCATTTCCCTTTAATAGTAAATCAAgtcaaaaaatatgaatatcgAGATTTTGATTTTACATGGATAGCAGAAGCGCATCAAATCGCGTCTACACCGTACAAAatagattttactaaattatcGCTTTTAGAACACTAAGTGACATTtgttaatgattttaaataaatggtgATAATTGCTATGTTCAtgcaattcaattaaatacgtgggatttaatatatattttgtgcaACACGTGCATGGCTACGGTTAGCataaatgttaaaacaatgggaaaaaaattatataaaagggTAAGCGTAAGACTTGAGACGGAAtgcaaaacaaaagaaagtgGTATTTGTGTAGTTTGACAGGACAGTGAAGGTGCTTCATTAGGCTtctaaacaatataaatgaCACCCaatgtttatgtatttttgccaATTATGCATTTTTGCATAATGAGCAAATACCGCAGTGTATACTGTTGAATGTTCAGTGTGAAAAGTGTTAGTAGTTTGTGTATTAAAAGCGAACAGTTTGTATAAaatgtacaaataaaaacaagacaACGGACAAGACAGCTGATACAATAGACAAGACAAACGTTAAGTTAACACAGACATAAAATGCTTTACTTTTACCATGTACGCATTGGACTCTATTTTATAGAGCTAgatcatacaaatatatttaatggcCGATAGTTAATTGATATTGATGGCCCTTTATAGTCCCAATGCATACATGgctttgttaattaattagtatttatatatatatatatacacacattttatttattagaaacgtaCCATTTTGCTCGCTCGCTCTACTTTGCCTTCCAGCTTgttcaattatttcatttagtaCCATAACATctgaaatacatatacatgATCGATAAACTGTCGTAAAAAATCAAccatattgtttttgatattggttataataatatatgcaaacgggcaggagactcacctaatgttaagtgatacatggacactcacattgccagaaggctcgcaagtgcgttgccgaccttttaagaattggtatgctcttttcttgaaggaccctacgTCGAATTCATTCGGAAATAATTCAATGGGCAGCTAACATTCTCAACATCTTCGTATCttcgtttaaatttttatataaataattacaaattaccATTTTACCAAACAGAAACTTAAAAGGACCAGTCCCCCATGCCgttaatagtaaaatataaatagtaatattcaTACCTCTCATATCAACGACATTTGGCTGCTGCGATGTCGCAATGAACGGATTATCATTCGACTGTTTTAGAACTTTGCCAGCCTCGTCTGTACATTCTGTTGTACTAACTTCctgaaattgttaaaaatctccttatatttcaataaaagctAGCAATATTCGCTAATAACAATGGAAAGTGCTTTCAGCAGCAATATATCATCATTATGACAGTGTACGATAATGAAACAACTTGTGAGATATGTAAGTGTGTCACGCTTGCAAATAATTAGTCGACGCTTATAACAAAAGAATGATAAGCTCATACATATTCTTTTAATGGTCGAGATACCAGCGACGACTCTTGTCTGGGCAGCGCGTAGGCGTGAGGTTGGGAAGTAATGCTGTGGTTCCTGGACGCTGATCGACCTCTGAGTTTGGCCTCCTTGGTTTGAGCTTTTCCCCCTAAGAGATCGCCGTGCGACGTGTATGACAGCCTAGACTGGTGTGATGTATAGGAGGAATGTCTGGATCCTAAAACATGTAATAAACGCCTCAGTGACAGTTGCAACTGTCAGAATTCCATCATATAAGAAAGGTAAATTGTACACTTCAAAGAAAATGACACCAAATGTGATCTAGATAATGATAACATACCCAAGTTCGCATAATAGACTGGTATTATAATAGCGCCGTTCTCCTCTGACATAGGCGTAACTGCATTTGAGTCATCAGCATAAGGCAAATGTTCCTGTGCGTCCAAGTATGTTGATAAAACAAGTGGTTTCCGATCGGCTCCCGGTGGATACCTATTCCTCCCGTTTGGCCTTAACGCCATTTGATGAGAGCCTCGGGAACCACGTCGTAAATTGAACGGTGATCCAGGTAGTGACAAGGAAGCCTGAAGTCACACacatagtaatatttattttataacaaattccTTAAACCTACTAAGTACTTTTTgaaactattaaaatttttctttaacctttcttcCTTCTAGAAACTTTCATTTGGATTCGAGTTATACTAATATTTGATCATTTAACGAAATCAACTTCCTCAATTCAGATCGAGTGAAAATGTCATGGAAACTGATCACTACTTGATTTGTACTCGCAGAGGCTTTGTCTGatcgtaattaaattaattatcaagAAATATATCCTACAAATCTTTCATGTGCTAATAAACAAGTAGAAGGCGAAAAAAATACATGAATGGAAACTCGAAAGTTTgggataaaataattacaaaagtgCTGGAGGTGTCTCAATGCATCAAAACATATGCATACATGATTTAATGCTAGCGAACTGACACGATTTGGTGCAATAAGACATTAAGACAACAAGACTAATAGCGGaatataaggacaagaaaAGGTATATAGTTTAGAACATCAAAAGGAAGGAAGGGGATCACAAACACCAATGAAGAAGAGGACAAACCTGTGAGCCCTCCCGCAGTGGCCCATACGACAACTGTCCATATTTATTAATGCGTTCAGGATGGGGGACCTTTAATGCATAGAAAAtacactttttaatttatttccgaCTTACTACTATTTTAAGACATAGATCACTATGACTAGGATAGATAATAAGGAACGATATTGGAATAAAGGGATTGTAGCAGCGTCCAAGCagtaaagtaataaatgttaacgATCTACGGCGGTGCTAGAACGATATAGAGTAAACATAAACGATGGATGCAGATTAATTCATATGATAACGATACtgaataaaaagaaaagcGTTAGCATTGACCAAAAGCATCAGTTAGTCTcgtaactttgtttataaacacATGAAGTATTGACGGCCATAAGACGTACATGCACTCTCGCATCTTCTAATCCATCTGAGCTATCATCTATGGTCTATAGTCATGAAGACTTGTTAATTTCTTTCTGTGAAAGCCTCTGCCCGTCTGTCATCGAATTGAggaattaatgtttaaatatttgaagtagatattttaatgacaaaataGTTATGTTGACCGAACCTACCTCTGCTCGGTGTTAGTCTCAGCTCGGCCGCTTCGATCGCTCACAAAATGAAAGAAACAATCTAACATGACAATAGATTATTTCTccaatagtatttaattttaataaaaatatgaccTTTATTAGTCTTAATAATGGTACTGATTAAGTTGGTGATTGATATAAATCAAGTATTGTATTacgaaatactttttaaaatattattggagATTAATATAACCTATGATGCAAACGCTCTAATGAAGTGTCAGATTAGATGAATTATGACCATGCCTacaatgtaatttttcaacaaattaaaacaaatatataataatctaatgcatgttcttaaattaaaatgtatacaagTAATAAATGTTCAGTTTCATGCCTTAATTGTGATCTGTTTGAGGAAATAAGAAGAGTTAGTCGCTGCAAGCGTAATGATtgcaaaaagtaatttaaaataaatgaaaagacCATCTAATAGCATGCCTCGAaaccaaatttaaacaaaccaCAGTGTTCATAGAGTTAAAATAACCGTGTAGTAATTTTCGTAAgagaacaaattaaatatttaatagacaAACATTCAGatatgaaaacaaatttattgcaaaaaaattaaaagtgttttttggAAGTGTTCCTTTcgaaattatatgaaaaatcaTATCTGCATACTTTAAGAAAATATCGACATTGAAAAGGACAGACACAAAATCAAAGCTCAGCGTTagacacatttaaacataatcTTTTCAACTTGATATAACTTgtgcaaatataatttataatgttttttacttaatatactaattattGTAAGTGCAAAAAAGCCGAGTGATTATTATCAAGTTGAAAAGAAATAACTCAGCCGacaatgatttaattaaatataaaaattgaaaaagtcTCAGCGGCAAGATTAATccatcattaattaaaaacctttATCGAGTAGTACTACAAATAAAGCTCATCTCTTAATGATTCTTACGTATCTTAATGATGTTCTTAGTTCAATATCAACacttaaaagtatattttttatcctgataccttttcatttataatattaatctaaagatattataataaaatatttaactttagcTAGATTTTATTGAACCAGCACTACGTATTTTTGGAAATTGTAAAAATTGCCACAGTTAGCAAATTAgtttcgtaaaataaaaatcactgtCAGCAGAGATATCACGCGTGGGTCTTATACTCACCATGCTGACCTTCCTCTGCCGGCGTGCTGTGTCGTGGTGGGTGTCGTTGGCAGGCTTGTGCGTGGGCTGAGTGCTCACCGAATCCTGGAAGGGGTCGCTACGAAGGGACATGCGTTCCCTCGTATTGTCATCCTGATTGCCCCTCTCCTGGTTCACGAACAACTCGTAGCTCTGGCAGGAGAAGTCACTGGGAGACTTGGCAGGATGTGCTTCGGCGTATGCGGCTGCTTCCGCAGCGGCGGCTTGCTCGCGAGCGTGTTGTTCTCTCGCTTCTTGTTTATCCGCTCGAGCCGCTGCCTTTTGTTCCGCTTCCTAATGCAAAAATCAAATACCGTTTAAATTTGTACAAAGTtgaagtttaaaatatattaaacaatgaaaatatatagccatatatataacaaaacgaaatacacattaattaaacatatgtCACTTAGATTAAATCTTGTTTGCTTACCCTTAGTGCTTCTTCTTCAGCCTGCTCTTCCTCCTCTGCTTTCTTCTGCAACTCGTCGTATGACATGGCGACGATAGCCAAGATCAAGTTCACGAGATAGAAAGAGCCGAGGAAAATGATCACAACGAAGAACAGCACGTGCCATGAACCAGCAGACCTTAGAACCTGAATAATTGTGAACAAACGTAAATAATTTCACATTACTGTGGTTGTGAGTGATCTATTGATATATGTATTCGGTGGAGTCTTACTATTAATGGCAAAATCTTGTACCCACGAAACGATACATTTACAATTACagtattttctattatattcctattatattaataataacaatattttaattgaatttttgacAACTAGAAACaactttgaataaattaacgaTTTTTTTGCGATTTATTagcaaacatattattatattaacgtCATTTAGCAGCagttaaatatctttaaatttcGACAAAATAACGACATTTTTGACCTTTAGATTTAGGGACGGAATGttacaattgtttttaatcaactaTGATTCAATTAGTTTCGTAACCTTCACCCtcaaaatttagaaaatattccAGGCAATAATGTTATAAACTTACCAGCTGATATAAGTTTTCCCAGTAATCTTGCGTCATCAATCTGAAAGCTGATAGAAACGCCCAACCGAACGTGTCGAAACTCGTGTAGCCGTAGTTTGGGTTTGGTCCGTACCCTTGTAAACATATGTAGCCTGGTTCACATGTTCTGCAAACAAAAGTAAATCGTTTTATATtctcaaataaattaactgGAATTCTCCGAAACACAAAGACCACCTTATGAGGCATGGCTTACTTTGGCCTATGAGGGAACAAACTACATACAACATTTGAGATTAGAGTTACTAAGtgaagttattttatattacgggaaataaaaaaaaacaagcaaAAGATCGATTGCAACGTTACCGTCTACTGATCATTTAGCTCACAAAAGTAGTCTTGGATGTATGTCTGTTTagagttattaataaatcgcTTGAATGCAAAGGGCATTTATCGATATAGATTTATAAGTCGTGATTTTATAAGGGAATTACTACAACGTTGAGGCGCAATCTTCCATTCCTGAAGCTGAGGTGCTCATGTGTTTGTGGGCAAAAATTGATAGTGAGGTTGTAATATTTGACATCTCATTATCAAGTTAAGCCCACAGACAGATGATTTACGAGTGAATAAGCACAGAAAAATATACACGTCCCATTAtaatcttataataatatagatcaTGTTTCTATTACAATCTTCTTTTAGGTATCTGTGTGctcttttttggcaaaggcctcctccaaatcccgccattcctcTTTGCACTGTGCTACTCTCTGCCATCTTTCACCtgcttttctttaatttgttccatccaccttctaagttgtcttcctcttttccgTTTGCTGTACCATGGGCACCGGTTTAGTACTTTTTTGCTCAAGTTTCTGTGCCTCTTGCCATGTGCCCATTACCACTTTCGTTTATTTCTTCTTATTGTAACATCTGTTACCTTGTTTTTCTTAAagctgtattatttattttgtgtattcTTTTCTTCCCTATCAGACATCGTTCCATCGATGTTTGGTACACCTGTATCTTTATATGCTGAACACGTCTCATTATAAACTAAGGggttttttaatcttttaatcAACATAAAACACAAAACATCTCAAAATAGTAGAAATTGCTTTAGTCTAGACTTATAAATACACCTTATAGACACTGAACATGCAACATACCCTGCTCCTGATGAGTTCCCGCATAATGGATAGTCGTCATTTTCACTATACCAGTtcgctaaaataaaatatgtgagtaaatatatatcacaAAGGAAATACATGTCAGTTATAAACAGATATCTTACTTTCGTTTTGACAAAATCTCTCCCAATTCTCATCAGTCAAGTTGCCCCAACTGCCGTCTTCGGGGAATACCTTTACACATTTCTGCGTTAACACTCCCATGTAGATTTGTAGGCCCATTAACGCAAATACAGATAGGGAGAACATTGTCAAAATAATCACGTCGCGAAGATTTTTCACAGACTCTATGACAGCACCAACGATAGTCTTCAACCCTGAGGAGTAATCGGACTTGTTATATGAACATTTTAAAGGTGCACACGCTTCAAACCTCTAGTACTTACGTAGCTCCTGGGACTTAGATATTTCATTTCAAACTGCTAGAACTACTGAATCTATTTCAATTACACTAAACATATATTACTAAAGTAATAGTAGCACAAGGAATTACCCGGTACGATGGCCACAGTCTTCAGCGCTCGGAGAACTCTGAACGTTCTAAGAGCGGCCAAGTTGCCGAGATCTATGCCCATCGTCACATAACTGCAACACACACCCCACACGACGGCTAGGTTAATATAACTAACTACTTTGTCTAAACATTTACTAGTTACAATT contains:
- the LOC125050382 gene encoding sodium channel protein para isoform X33; the protein is MSEDLDSISEEEQSLFRPFTRESLAVIEARIAEEHAKQKELEKKRAEGETDLGRTKKKKEVRYDDEDEDEGPQPDATLEQGLPLPVRMQGSFPAELSSTPLEDIDPFYQNQTTFVVISKGRDIFRFSATDALWMLDPFNPIRRVAIYILVHPLFSLFIITTILVNCILMIMPTTPTVESTEVIFTGIYTFESAVKVMARGFILQPFTYLRDAWNWLDFVVIALAYVTMGIDLGNLAALRTFRVLRALKTVAIVPGLKTIVGAVIESVKNLRDVIILTMFSLSVFALMGLQIYMGVLTQKCVKVFPEDGSWGNLTDENWERFCQNETNWYSENDDYPLCGNSSGAGTCEPGYICLQGYGPNPNYGYTSFDTFGWAFLSAFRLMTQDYWENLYQLVLRSAGSWHVLFFVVIIFLGSFYLVNLILAIVAMSYDELQKKAEEEEQAEEEALREAEQKAAARADKQEAREQHAREQAAAAEAAAYAEAHPAKSPSDFSCQSYELFVNQERGNQDDNTRERMSLRSDPFQDSASLSLPGSPFNLRRGSRGSHQMALRPNGRNRYPPGADRKPLVLSTYLDAQEHLPYADDSNAVTPMSEENGAIIIPVYYANLGSRHSSYTSHQSRLSYTSHGDLLGGKAQTKEAKLRGRSASRNHSITSQPHAYALPRQESSLVSRPLKEYEVSTTECTDEAGKVLKQSNDNPFIATSQQPNVVDMRDVMVLNEIIEQAGRQSRASEQNAEDDDEGPTFKERLLEWLMKGIDFFCVWDCCWLWLEFQKYVALLVFDPFVELFITLCIVVNTLFMALDHHDMDKDMERALKSGNYFFTATFGIEAMLKLIAMSPKFYFQEGWNIFDFIIVALSLLELGLEGVQGLSVLRSFRLLRVFKLAKSWPTLNLLISIMGRTMGALGNLTFVLCIIIFIFAVMGMQLFGKNYVDYVDRFPGGELPRWNFTDFMHSFMIVFRVLCGEWIESMWDCMLVGDVSCIPFFLATVVIGNLVVLNLFLALLLSNFGSSSLSTPTADQDTNKIAEAFNRISRFIDWVKKNAADVLKIVKSKLTNQIAIHAPGLKAALCARCVSSERVDNELELGADIEDGVLFKDKKLKDQVEVAIGDGMEFTIPGDNKYKKGNILMNNINAITDNHTDNRINSDINHHGYPIQDDDTISQKSYGSHKIRSFKDESHKGSADTIDGEEKKDASKEELGLEEEMIEDEEDGKLDGLAKIDIKVAADEDVVDLTPADCCPEPCYARFPFLAGDDESPFWQGWATLRLKTFRLIENTYFETAVITMILLSSLALALEDVHLPHRPILQDILYYMDRIFTVIFFIEMLIKWLALGFQKYFTNAWCWLDFIIVMVSLINFVAALCGAGGIQAFKTMRTLRALRPLRAMSRMQGMRVVVNALVQAIPSIFNVLLVCLIFWLIFAIMGVQLFAGKYFKCVDMNHTTLSHEIIPDRNACILENYTWENSPMNFDHVGKAYLCLFQVATFKGWIQIMNDAIDSREVGRQPIRETNIYMYLYFVFFIIFGSFFTLNLFIGVIIDNFNEQKKKAGGSLEMFMTEDQKKYYNAMKKMGSKKPLKAIPRPRWRPQAIVFEIVTDKKFDMIIMLFIGFNMLTMTLDHYQQTETFSQILDYLNMIFIVIFSSECLLKIFALRYHYFVEPWNLFDFVVVMFSILSLVLSDIIEKYFVSPTLLRVVRVAKVGRVLRLVKGAKGIRTLLFALAMSLPALFNICLLLFLVMFIFAIFGMSFFMHVKNKGGLDDVYNFKTFVQSMILLFQMSTSAGWDGVLDGIINEEECDLPDNERGYPGNCGSATIGITYLLSYLVISFLIVINMYIAVILENYSQATEDVQEGLTDDDYDMYYEIWQRFDPEGTQYIRYEQLSDFLDVLEPPLQIHKPNKYKIISMDIPICRGDMMFCVDILDALTKDFFARKGNPIEEPGDIVGRPGEVGYEPVSSTLWRQREEYCARLIQHAWRRHRRAHSPAGEGVGGDGSGGEGSAGGAETAVLLDSSGGSAHRVVLQGGGDAPRPPEPAPPPAPV